The DNA region AGATTGTAATAAGAGCACATGTTAAAGAGTGGATATGTATAAGTGGTCTTCCTTATGAATTGACGTACATTTGATATAAACACAAAACGAATAAAGTTGTTCATGATAAAACCGATTCACTAATCAATTGGTGGTAATCTAGTGGTAATCTTTTATGGTTAAGCgtgtatttatattaattttgggtttgtttgaattaaactattattattttgcCAGTTTGGATTTGGCTTTGTACCAAATGGTTTATATGGTAGACAATAACAGATGATCTATCTACTTCATAATATTAGTTTGAAAGTATTTCAAACTTAGATTAGATACTATGGTATACTTTTAGATTAGTCCACTCTATATCATTAAGTGCGTTTCTCTCGATACTGACCAAATAAGCTGatagagtttataaaaaaagtttcacTAAATATCGGTTTTGGAAAACCAAAAGTGAAGACTAGCATATTAGCATGAAACTCGGTGTTCAATATACTCAATATTTTGTAGATGTTACATGTACAACATAATTATCCAATTAACTTTAGGgagttgtttaaatatttagttatatgtaTCGGTAAAAATCGTTATACGGTAAACAAATGTTGTCTTCAAAATAAGACTtttaagaacatatatatatatatatatatatatagtatatatatgtatatagtatatatatgtatgtatttgtGGGGTCTGTCATTTTATATGCTCAATCCAAAGTTTTTTCTAAAAGAAATAGTTAAGAAATTTTTGGTTAAGTTTTCCATCGAGTGATAGACTCCACAATTATATATGCatgtataatatatacatacatatacatatatggtTAGAAACTTTCATTGGAGGTGCTCTAACAGATTAAAcattttgtgattatatttttaattgactAATTCAAATATACatcctttatatattaattgaaaaaaattaaaaattattttataaccaCATATCAGTATGAGAATGAAATTCAGAATTCTTagaaaatatgttggtccatcttaacttatattatatttttattaaatcaactataaaattgataattagtatataaaaaatattctcgcactttctttaaataaaagctacagaattacataatatgattaacgtatataagacaattaatgattacaaatgataaatatttgataacaatttttttatcgtagctcttttttgtttagttttatattattaaaaaatattaaacaatcacattaaccatataataaaaatttaacttttttatatgttatattttgaatttttaaaatgactataaattactaaaaacgtTAAATGTCTCACACTAaaaatttgtgatcaatggtttaattatctttgtaataacaagatacaaatgatcatatatCGTATGAATATGGAGTCTCATTTAATAGacatttgtattatatattaatataatttaaaaataaattatataacatataaagtACATAAATgtgttaatttataaatttgtattgaaAAAGTATTAAAAccttaacattttaattttgaaatttgcattgaaaaaatcacatattataaaatttgtgTTTATCATATGAGTATGAGTTctcaataacaaaaaaaatatatatatatatatatatatatatactttatatcTGTGTCCATGTCATtgaaatttagttatatattatattaaatcaataaaatgattgtttttatttatttaccaaaaaatatcGTAAATAAAACAtaggtatttttatttatgtgcttattctaatttaattatatacataatacgTAAATgaacacatataaataataaatataaaaattatttttatatatgacgTTCATTCCGCGCAATTGCATAGATCTTAACCTAGTGTTAGGGTATTAATGAATTGGTCCAAAAACATTTTATCgatagataaaaataagattctaattaaaataagatTCTGAAAGAAAGTTTCCTCCGATCCGAGATCATCTATGTACCAAGGACGCAAAATTCTAAGGCGGATAACATAGCACATAGTGTTAAAAAGCAACAATCTTTCGTCGTTCATATGGATCAAGATTTCTCGGTATGGTTCACAGATATTAATGCACATTAATATTATACACAAACACATGACCACGTTAGAACATAATTTTGGttaaatttatatgaaactACATTTAAATCTAAACATATATGCCATAAATGATGAGAATTAACAATTTTAGATCTTAATGTTTTCCCATGATACATGGATCAAACAAAAATGCTCTTGCCAATTTCTTCGGGAGTTATcagttttcttaaattttatttttttaactttctctttttttgtcaatattttaaatctttcttAATACGATAtgattgcatatattttttatatgccATTTTACAttagaaaattttcaattttaccACATGTTTGATTCTAGTaactattttcataaatacttttaattggtgataaaataacattaaactaaattttctaaatatttataaaacaaataaacttaATCCCAACCCTTAGTACTAAACGCTAAACATTAAtcactaaatcataaattcaaatgtcaatatatttttgataaaatatttttttgaaaagtggTAGCTAACTTGTCGTGTTTTAAACAATTtgtcttttatattttgttagatCCTTTTCCATACATAAATTGATACTTTCCACCACTAATTTGATAAGGATGCCGTAGACCATAGAAAATCACGCCTTATTGAATCTTTGTTCTTCGGATCTCATCGGATTAATCTGGTTAGTGTTTGCATCGATTCATAAACTATTTTATTCATCGCAAGCGTTGATTAGATGACTAATCTCGTCttaaaggttttattaagattcttgtttggagtttagggtttgcatacaacaacaaaaatgatGGATAGATTCAAAGGTGTAGCAGACGATATTATTTGCCACATCCTGTCTTTCCTTCCCATAGAAGAGGCTGCTTTAACATCTCTCCTCTCAAAGCGTTGGCGTAATCTGTTTGCCTTCAGACAAAATCTTCATTTAGACGATCACGGAGCGGTCGATGGAGGAAGAGACAGTTTCATCGATTTTGTGGATAATGTATTGTCTGTGTCAGGCAGTTTCCCAATGAGGAACATCTGTATAAAATGTCGAAACTGCATCAATGCTGAGACGGGTCCTGTCACCCGCTGGATGACCGACGCGGTGAGACACAGTGTGGTGAACCTTGATATAGACGTAATCGCTGCTGGAGATGTGAGCTTGGTGCCTCTAGAGATCTTCACTTGCAGGACATTGGCCGCAACGTGTATTTAATTATTCTTGATACTGGGATGGTAATCAATTATTAGTTTTTTACAAGTTTGCATTTAGTCAATGATTattgacttttttttctttcttttgtcagGCGTTTTGTTCTTGGCGTGAAGAAGTTCCAGTGTTCATCAACCTGTCCCTCTTAATTATTACAATTGATTTCCCAAGCTACAACTGGGAGTTACTGCCACTACTTTTGAACAAGTCTCCAAATTTACAGACTCTTGTCATCAATGTAACTACCCAAAACCACCCCCTTGAAAGTTACTTTATTGGGACAAGCTCTAAATCTCTAACCTTGTTTCAGGGTCTAATGCGCGTTGATAATGCTGAACGAGAGTATGGGTTTTCACCTGTGAGAGTACTGAAGATAACTGAGTATGGAGGAGAAGTTGAAGAGCGTGAGCAAATGAAGCTCTTCCTAGAGAAACTGACATGTCTTGAGCTTGTCAAAGTTCGTGTTTATGCAATAACCGACGAGGAAAAGTCTAGTATCACCAGTGATCTACTAATGCTTCCTAGGCCGTCCATGTGCAAGCTCCAGATCATGTTTTGTGAGAAATCAAGATCCAAACTGAATAGGGGGAGGAGACTATTAAGTTAATGAATGAAGTTATTTAAACTCCGATAAGTTTGGTTTTTGTGCACAATTGCTCTTTTTCTAGTGTATGTGCGATAGTTGGGCCTTCTGCTTGCCTTTATTTCTCTTGCAAGTCTATCTCTGGAGAGTTAGTCTATATGCATTTTTCTTTTCctatatgatatttttgttcAATAGGTGTAGATGATCACGGTGGGTCAGGTTTGGAGACCATAATTTTCAGATTTTCCTTCAAGCAAAAATATCCTTGCGTGGAGGATTTCTGTCTTGCTGTCGGCGGTTTCATCTGTCGGGTTTCTTGGTTGACCAATGCTTTGATCCTTTGGGTTAGTCTGTATTAGAATGGGTGAACCGTAGTTATTAGGTTTGAGGGCGTTTATTGATACTGGCTCTTTTCTTCAACCGTTTCGGTCCGTTTGGTCTCAGCATGTTCCATTGCTTATCTGGTTATTAGGCTAGCTTTTCTGCCTGTTTTCACTTTTTTGTAACTTTCCGTTcttgttgtttagttttaattttttattttgcaattatTTCTTTTGTAATCCTTATCAAAACTTGAAATTTTGGTATAAtagtttaacattttaccaaaaaaatattgagtcAAAAATAGTATTCCAAATTAAATTATCTTATTGTCCTTTCTGGTGGTTCGAACCACGCAAACTCGAGATCTCTAGGCCGGCTATCTACATATAGAGCTTATGTTCCCGGAACATCCAAATACTAGACACTAGATCAGGGCCGTCTTTTAGCACGTGCAAGTGGAGCGGTCGAACAGGATCTAAAATTTTAGAAGGtccataatttttatttgttttactaatatttataaatttaaaatcatagtATTCTAAAAGTTCAGAATGACTATATTTGAATTTAGTTTTCGtatttataaccaataaatgtaaattataattttttattttgtttatataatcaaTTAAAGAGGCAATAAATTAGGAAGTAACtagtatttatatcaattatatattttggaaagtaatAAATAGTTGTTGATGTGTGTGAATATTCAATGGTGGTATAGAAAGTTAATATTCTAGCTAATTGATTATGTTTAGGAAACAATTATTAATTAAAGACTACAAATACCGCGAACaaaatatactttataatttttaattaaaatagtaagcacaaagaaaataaagctaGCATATAGCTtctgttgaaaaaaaaatgatttgtccAATCAAGAGTATATAGCTTAATATCC from Raphanus sativus cultivar WK10039 chromosome 8, ASM80110v3, whole genome shotgun sequence includes:
- the LOC108820035 gene encoding F-box protein At4g22280-like translates to MMDRFKGVADDIICHILSFLPIEEAALTSLLSKRWRNLFAFRQNLHLDDHGAVDGGRDSFIDFVDNVLSVSGSFPMRNICIKCRNCINAETGPVTRWMTDAVRHSVVNLDIDVIAAGDVSLVPLEIFTCRTLAATCIAFCSWREEVPVFINLSLLIITIDFPSYNWELLPLLLNKSPNLQTLVINGLMRVDNAEREYGFSPVRVLKITEYGGEVEEREQMKLFLEKLTCLELVKVRVYAITDEEKSSITSDLLMLPRPSMCKLQIMFCEKSRSKLNRGRRLLS